The DNA segment GCCGGTGTAACGCACGCGGGTCGGGAACATTTCCGCCAGCATCGCCGGGCCGGGCCCTGCAATCATGCCGATAGTTGCCCCGGCGATCAGTACCGCAATACCTTTTGCCAGCAGGCTGCTGTCAGGGTTCTGTAACAGGTGCAGCAGCGGGAAGCTGAGGATAATCACCGCCAGCACCGCTGCTATCATCACCTTTTTACGACCAATTTTATCGCTCAGCCAGCCGGAAGGGAGGATCGCTATCGCAAAACCGACGTTCGCTAATACCGTCGCGACTAGCGCCTGTAAGAACGTGGCGTGCAGCGAGGTTTGTAGATAAGAAGGCATCACGACGAGGAAGGTGTAACCGCCCGCTGACCAGCCCATCATGCGGCCAATCCCCAGCGCGATGGCTTTGGCGGTCGCTACGGCAGAGGCTTTCTCGGCAGCCGTTTTTTGTGCTTTAACTTGCGGCGTTTTACTCGCCACAAAGCTCGGCGTCTCATCGAGTTTCAGCCGCAGCCACAGCGCCACCAACCCCATTGGCAGGGCCAGCAGGAATGGAATACGCCAGCCCCAGTCTTTCATCTGCGCGTCCGGCAGCGTCTGTACCAGAATCGCCACCAGCCCGACACCGGTCAGTAAACCTAATGACACGGTGAACGACTGCCATGCGCCGTAGATCCCGCGTTTGCCCTTCGGCGCAAACTCGGTCATCAGCGAGACCGCACCGCCAAATTCTCCCCCGGCGAACAGCCCCTGAAACATACGCATCAGCGTCAGTAACAACGGTGCTGCGACGCCAATCTGCGCATAAGTTGGCAGCAGGCCAATAATGGCAGTGGCAACGGTCATCAGGAGGACGACTGCAATCAGAGTCGGTTTGCGGCCAATGCGGTCGCCGATGCGGCCAAAAATAATCGCGCCAATCGGGCGGCAGAAAAACGCCAGCGCGAAAGAGGCATAGGTAAGCAGCAAGCCGGTCAGGCCGCTCTGACCTTCCAGCGTGAAGAAGTTACCGGCGATAAGCGTCGCCAGATAGCCGTACACACCGAATTCGTACCATTCGATAAAGTTGCCGACGGATCCGGCGACAAGTGCCCGACGGGACTGGCTGGCGCTGGCTACAGCAGCGGAAGTGTGGCTGGTCATCAATAACCTCAGGTCATGAGCAGAAAAGGGGATGTAAATAATTTTCTAAATTCAGGTGACCATTATGTCAATGATTTTCATGTATTGAACAAAATAAAAGCGAAATCTGTGGAGTTGAACAGAATTTAAAGAGGAATACGGGGGCGAAACAAAACAGGCGATGCCCGGAAGCATCGCCTGTCAGTGGAATAGAAGGGGAGTAAAGCGTGTCAGAGCGTGTGGATGTCGATCCCGTCGCCAATGTTGCTTTTCTGGTAATAAGCGCGTGGCACTTCAACCTGATACTGCTTGTCGGCGTAGGCGACTTCCAAAATGAAACGCTCGTTTTCATATGATTCAACCGGGATAAACCCGAAGAATCCCTCCGCCACGCTGATGGTGCGCGAAGACGGAACGGCATAACGGTGAACAATCCTTGCTCTGAGCGGCTGCTGAGTGCCAGTTAACATATTCCATACGCGGTTAACGGGTTGCGACAGCGTGCCAAGCACGTCTGAGGCCAGCGAGTTGAGAACGGACTTCTTCATAGTCATGATGAATACCTCGTTGGTCTCCCCCGTCATACTTCAAGTTGCAGGTGCGTTGGCTGCTCGAATTATCTTGGGGGCTATATAACCTAATTCTTATAATTATCTGCGGTTAAGATCCAATGATTTTTAACGCTAAGCTTAGTCAGGTTTTGTAAGCCTTTGGCGGATTTAGAGATTACTCCGCCATTGTTTTGCGTCTTTTGCCGGATTTGCGTTCTGCTAGCAATAACGGACAGGAAGGGCACATCGCGTGATCTGCCAGATCGTAGCGCAGACAGCACTGTTTGCGGTATTGCGGGCTGTCAGGATCGGCGGGGTTTTCCGGGCGCAGTGGCTGGAACAGCGGATTTTTGCCGCCATAGCGCAGCTCACGAGATTCCATCAGCGCCACGCCGTCGGTGATATCCGCGTTCGCCAGCTCCGCCTGCTTCACGCCCCATCCGACGCGGATCGCCGCGTTGCTCCAGTAAATACCCGGCTTGAGACCGGAGAATTCTGCCAGCGCTTCACATACCGGGCGCAAATGCTGCTCTATCATCACATCAAACCGCGCCATTGGCTCGGCGGAGATCAGCGCTTCGCCCTCACCATCGAGATAAATCTGTGCGGGCAAGCCTTCTTCCTGCATACACAGATAGACATTTTGAGCGGCGATGGGCAACTGCCAGCCGTGGCGCAGAGAAACGATCACCCAGCTCGGCAACAGGGTAGCGAAATACCACTGGGACCACATCGAGATCCGCGCACGGCGTTTATCGCATTGCCCAGCGTCGGCAGAGTTGGCGTCCAGATAACGTTTGAGCACGCTGGCACAGCCTTCGGCCGTGGTCAGGTGCGACATCGGCACTGCGTTGGTCACCAGCGGTGTCAGCGGTTTGAAGGTGTCCGCCACCCAACTGACGGGTGTATCGCGGAAACTGTCGAGGAGTCTTTGCATTGTCGGTGTCGAATGGGATTCGGCGCTATAAATCATGAGGGTAGAGTAGCGAATATTGAAGCGGAATAGTAATGATTTCGATTTAGATTGCACAAAACGCCACACCGCGCACGCAGCGGGGCGCAATGGCTGTGCCCCGGCGTAAAGCAAAGGCTTACAGCACGTTACTTTGTAATACCCACACCGCTGCTTCGACACGGGATTTAAGTTTCATCTTTTTCAGAAGATGTTTAACGTGCACTTTTACCGTGCTCTCAGTGATGTTCAGACGGCGGGCGATCATCTTGTTCGGCAGGCCTTCGGCGATAAGCTTGATGATGTCACGCTCGCGCGGCGTCAGTGACTGAATATCACGGTCGCCGCTAGGACGGCTTTCGCGCAGGCTGGCTGCCAGCACTGGCGTCAGGGCTTCGCTCAGCACCATCTTACCGGCGGCGGCGTTGTGCAACGCGGTCAGCAAATCTTCAGGCTCCATGTCTTTGAGCAAATAGCCGTCGGCACCGCGCTTGAGCGCCGTTACCACGTCATCTTCATGATTCGACACGCTGAACACCACCACGCGGCCGGAAAGCGAGGTCTGGCGCATTTTATCCAGCGTATCCAGTCCGTTCATACCGGGCATGTTCAGATCAAGCAAGATCAGGTCGGGATCGAGCTGTTTCGCCAGCTCGACGCCTTGTTCACCGTTACTGGCTTCGCCGATCACTTGCAGGCTGGTATCGAGTGCTATCAGCTGTTTGACGCCGTTACGCAGCATAGGATGATCGTCAATCAGCAAAATGGTGGAAGGGGTGATGTCGTTCATACTTGCTCCTGGGGATTAATAGGCAAGGCTTCAGGGCGGAAACGCACCACAACTTCGGTGCCGCCGTCCGGGCGCCGGTCAAACCGGCAACTGCCGTGCAGGGTACTGGCACGATCCTGCATGATGATCAGGCCATAGTGATTTTGCCGTTCGGCGTTTTGAACAATGCCCTGACCGTTGTCGCAAATGCGCATGGTGATCTCACCGTCGTCGCAGTGCAGGGAAAGGGAAACTTGTGTCGCTTTAGCGTGCTTGTGCGCATTGTTCAGCGCCTCGCGGGCGATGTGCAGCAGATGAATGCCCTGATTAGCGGGCACCGAACGTGGCGGGATTTGATAATCGAATCCCACCGGCAGTCCCATACGGCGCGAGAATTCATCCACAGTATGTTGCAGTGCGGCGCGCAGGCCAGGCGTGTTGAGCGTCAGGCGGAAAGTGGTCAGCAGTTCGCGCAACTGGCGGTAGGCGGTACTCAGCTCATCACGCATTTGCTGTAACAGATTTTTGTCGTCTTCGGAAAACGATTCGGCGTGCATCTGCAAACAGGCGACCTGAATTTTCAGGCAGGAAAGCGACTGCGCCAGCGAATCGTGCAGCTCGCGGGCGATCGCCGAGCGTTCTTCCATCAGCATCAGTTGCTGCTGATGTTCAGCCTGACGTGCCAGCATCAGGGTACTGGTCAGCTGTTCGAGCAGAGTGGCCACCAGCTGTTGTTGATCGTCATCCAGATGCTGTCCCGGTGGCAACTGCGCCAGCAGCACGCCGTAGTTCTCTCGCTCATCGCGCAGGCTCCAGCTCAGCGATTCTCCGTAGTCATCGGCATGTTCCCCGACTTTCGGGCTGACCGGCTGGCGCGGCGATACATTGCTAAATTCGTTAAAAACTTCGGCGCTGTTGTTCTCGTACTGTCGCAACTGAACCCCGCTTAACGGTGTTAAAGACTGCAACTCTTTCAGCACCGGCTGCATCCGAACTTCCAGCGGTTCGCTGGTGTGTAACTGTCGGCTGACGCGGTACAGATAATCCAGCATCTGATTTTTCTGTTGCAGATCGGCGGTTTTCTCCGCGACGCGCTGCGCCAGATTATCCACCATTTCCGCCAGTGCCAGAGACATGCTGTTGAGCGAATCGCCAAGAATATCCATCTCGTTATGCGCATCACCGTTCGCCACGCGTTTGCGCTGATAGCGATGGCTGAAATCTCCGGCGGTGATGGCGCTGGCCTGAGATAACAGGCTGCGCCACGGCGTCAGCAGATGGCGCCGCAGGAACCAGATGGTAACAGCGAGCAGCAACAGGGTGACGGCCACCAGCGCGCGCTGGATCAGTGAAATCTGTTGTAAATGGTATTCGGTTTTGTGTTCGAGGGTGGCGACCAGCACGTCAAGCTGGCCGACGAATACCGCGACGTTGGCGGAAACATCCTGTGGATGCTTCGCTGCCAGCAGTTGATCCCGCAGTGTGGTTTGCCAATAATTGCGCAGCGCCAGAAACTGCGGTTGCAGGTTTTCGCGTTCGACAGCCTGCAACAGATCGGCGCTGTTCTGATCGACTTCCATCTGGCGAATGTACGCAGTGTTTTTCGCGCTGAGCGGGACTTCCGACAGCAACCGGTAACTTTGCATACGCAGCGAACCGGCCTTATTAATGGCGTGCGCGTTGCCTTCGATACTCCCCGCCATCCACGCCGCCATGCTCATACCACCAATGCCCAACAGGCCGAGCAGCAACATCAGCAAAGTGATTTGGCTGACCAGCGACAGAGAAGGCAGGGCGCGTTTAAGCATGGGTCGGGTTTCCGGTGGCTATGAAAAGCGTTAAGTAATTGGTTATATACCGCTTAGTGCTGATCTAAGCGCTCTGTAATGGAGGCATTTTTTATGATCCGGATGACTTTCCCTATACCCCTTTGTGATTACTCCTTTATTTCCTCTGGCGTGATGACCGGGACGGAATGAGAGGAATTAAGACATCAACTTAATGAATTATGACATTTTTTTAGAAAACAGCCCGATACTCACAAAGGATCCATGCTGATTTTAACGCCTTTTTCCACCTGCCGTTGCG comes from the Enterobacteriaceae bacterium Kacie_13 genome and includes:
- a CDS encoding MFS transporter, giving the protein MTSHTSAAVASASQSRRALVAGSVGNFIEWYEFGVYGYLATLIAGNFFTLEGQSGLTGLLLTYASFALAFFCRPIGAIIFGRIGDRIGRKPTLIAVVLLMTVATAIIGLLPTYAQIGVAAPLLLTLMRMFQGLFAGGEFGGAVSLMTEFAPKGKRGIYGAWQSFTVSLGLLTGVGLVAILVQTLPDAQMKDWGWRIPFLLALPMGLVALWLRLKLDETPSFVASKTPQVKAQKTAAEKASAVATAKAIALGIGRMMGWSAGGYTFLVVMPSYLQTSLHATFLQALVATVLANVGFAIAILPSGWLSDKIGRKKVMIAAVLAVIILSFPLLHLLQNPDSSLLAKGIAVLIAGATIGMIAGPGPAMLAEMFPTRVRYTGLGLSYSLSNAVFSGCAGLIITGLIKETGNLDIPAYYVVATCIVSLFALMTLRKDDHLRELEK
- the narL gene encoding two-component system response regulator NarL, whose amino-acid sequence is MNDITPSTILLIDDHPMLRNGVKQLIALDTSLQVIGEASNGEQGVELAKQLDPDLILLDLNMPGMNGLDTLDKMRQTSLSGRVVVFSVSNHEDDVVTALKRGADGYLLKDMEPEDLLTALHNAAAGKMVLSEALTPVLAASLRESRPSGDRDIQSLTPRERDIIKLIAEGLPNKMIARRLNITESTVKVHVKHLLKKMKLKSRVEAAVWVLQSNVL
- the narX gene encoding nitrate/nitrite two-component system sensor histidine kinase NarX, which encodes MLKRALPSLSLVSQITLLMLLLGLLGIGGMSMAAWMAGSIEGNAHAINKAGSLRMQSYRLLSEVPLSAKNTAYIRQMEVDQNSADLLQAVERENLQPQFLALRNYWQTTLRDQLLAAKHPQDVSANVAVFVGQLDVLVATLEHKTEYHLQQISLIQRALVAVTLLLLAVTIWFLRRHLLTPWRSLLSQASAITAGDFSHRYQRKRVANGDAHNEMDILGDSLNSMSLALAEMVDNLAQRVAEKTADLQQKNQMLDYLYRVSRQLHTSEPLEVRMQPVLKELQSLTPLSGVQLRQYENNSAEVFNEFSNVSPRQPVSPKVGEHADDYGESLSWSLRDERENYGVLLAQLPPGQHLDDDQQQLVATLLEQLTSTLMLARQAEHQQQLMLMEERSAIARELHDSLAQSLSCLKIQVACLQMHAESFSEDDKNLLQQMRDELSTAYRQLRELLTTFRLTLNTPGLRAALQHTVDEFSRRMGLPVGFDYQIPPRSVPANQGIHLLHIAREALNNAHKHAKATQVSLSLHCDDGEITMRICDNGQGIVQNAERQNHYGLIIMQDRASTLHGSCRFDRRPDGGTEVVVRFRPEALPINPQEQV
- the fhuF gene encoding siderophore-iron reductase FhuF; this translates as MQRLLDSFRDTPVSWVADTFKPLTPLVTNAVPMSHLTTAEGCASVLKRYLDANSADAGQCDKRRARISMWSQWYFATLLPSWVIVSLRHGWQLPIAAQNVYLCMQEEGLPAQIYLDGEGEALISAEPMARFDVMIEQHLRPVCEALAEFSGLKPGIYWSNAAIRVGWGVKQAELANADITDGVALMESRELRYGGKNPLFQPLRPENPADPDSPQYRKQCCLRYDLADHAMCPSCPLLLAERKSGKRRKTMAE